The DNA window ACCGGCATAGGAGGCATCTTTTTTAAATGTGACGACCCTGAAAAAATTAAAGAATGGTATTCGAATCACCTTGGCATTAATTGCGATGCTTATGGTACATCGTTTGAATGGCGGCATAGTGATCAGCCTGAAACCAAAGGCTATACAGCCTGGAGCCCATTTAATAAATACAGCACGTACATGGAGCCTTCGAAAAAAGAATTTATGATTAACTACCGGGTTGAAAATCTGGAAGCGCTGGTGCAAGCATTGCGCAATGAAGGTGTAACCATTTGTGATGAAATTAAAAGTTTTGAATATGGAAAGTTTGTGCATATTCTTGATCCTGAAAACAATAAAATTGAACTTTGGGAGCCCGTTGATGAATCGTATGAAAAAATATTAAACGTAGTAACCAAGTAATTTTCGCTCCTCAGAGCGTTTGGTTGAAACGGTGTCTCTATACTTTCTAAATGCCTATCTTTTTAGAAATAAAAAAAGTTTCAGAAAACAACCTGATTCTGGTGTAAAATATTTATTAGATTTCTACCATTAAAATAATTTACTTTTGTTGCATGAATACATTCGGGCAACTGTTTAGAGTTTCGGTATTTGGCGAATCGCACGGTGCATGCGCAGGCATCACAGTTGATGGTGTGCCGGCCGGAATTCCCTTTACAACCGAGGATATGATAGCTGACCTGCAACGCAGGCAGGGCGGCAATATGCAGGGAACCACTCCACGAAAGGAAAGTGATATTCCAAAAATTATTTCCGGTGTATTCAACGACAAAACAACCGGAGCTCCGCTCACCATTATTTTTGAAAACAATAACATTGATAGCAGCGTTTATGAAAAGCAACGTGCCATTCCACGGCCTGGCCATGCCGATTTTGTAGCAGAGCAAAAATTTGGTGGACATCAAGATTACCGCGGAAGTGGACATTTTTCGGCACGATTAACCGTAGGCATAGTAGCGGCCGGAGTTTTAGCAAAAAAAATAATAGCCCCTGTAACGGTGTCTGTACACGTTACCGAAGTGGATGGCGAAAATGATATTGAAACGGGAATTAAAAAAGCTGTTGCTGAAAATGATTCGGTAGGCGCACTTGTTGAATGCAACGTGACCAATGTACCTGTTGGACTAGGCGAGCCCTTTTTTGATTCGATTGAAAGCGTATTGTCACATGCCATGTTTAGCATACCTGCTGTAAAAGGAGTTGAATTTGGTGCAGGCTTTGCTGCCGCGCGTATGCGCGGCAGCAAACATAATGATGCCATCATTTCGTCAGATGGGAAAACAAAAACCAATCATGCCGGTGGTATTACCGGTGGTATTACCAATGGTAACGATATTGTATTTCGTCTTGCTTTTAAGCCTGCCTCATCTACTCCCAAAGAACAAACGAGCATGAACATGCAAACACAACAGTTAGAAAGTTTTAGCCTTGATGGCCGCCATGATTTATGTGTGGCCCTGCGTGCTCCAGCTATTGTAGAGGCACTTACGGCTATCGTATTGACCGATGCCATGTTATTAGCACAGTTTAGCAAAAGAGTTGCAACTGATTTTTAATCCCCTGTTTTCTAACGTTGATAACAGCAATTATTTTTCGTCTTGCTTAAAAATAATATTTGCCTTTTACATGATTCATCATCTGCAATGACTTGCAGTATGCTTTAACAAAATTACGATCCAACCAATTCTAAATTTACAGTGCTTCGAAAATCATGTAGTAGTCTAAAAACAATAATGTGTGTTTAGCTTTGAATTACGCATCTAAAATATTTTTCAGTGCATCATTAACTGAGTTGTACCCGCTTCAATAAGAATGATTATTTTTTAAAATAAGTTGCGAAAGTATATATGCAAAAAGTCTAATTTAGCGCTG is part of the Bacteroidota bacterium genome and encodes:
- a CDS encoding VOC family protein — translated: MKRVTGIGGIFFKCDDPEKIKEWYSNHLGINCDAYGTSFEWRHSDQPETKGYTAWSPFNKYSTYMEPSKKEFMINYRVENLEALVQALRNEGVTICDEIKSFEYGKFVHILDPENNKIELWEPVDESYEKILNVVTK
- a CDS encoding chorismate synthase — protein: MNTFGQLFRVSVFGESHGACAGITVDGVPAGIPFTTEDMIADLQRRQGGNMQGTTPRKESDIPKIISGVFNDKTTGAPLTIIFENNNIDSSVYEKQRAIPRPGHADFVAEQKFGGHQDYRGSGHFSARLTVGIVAAGVLAKKIIAPVTVSVHVTEVDGENDIETGIKKAVAENDSVGALVECNVTNVPVGLGEPFFDSIESVLSHAMFSIPAVKGVEFGAGFAAARMRGSKHNDAIISSDGKTKTNHAGGITGGITNGNDIVFRLAFKPASSTPKEQTSMNMQTQQLESFSLDGRHDLCVALRAPAIVEALTAIVLTDAMLLAQFSKRVATDF